The Sulfurospirillum halorespirans DSM 13726 genome has a window encoding:
- a CDS encoding cysteine hydrolase family protein: MKRALIVVDVQNEYFEGGTLPISYPPNSFERIKTAIAEAQKAGIFIVFMQHTSLQENAGAFVRKSHLWEFHDEIKAIKPDLYIEKNHASSFVGTDLNYRLRALGIDTVSIIGYMTQNCCDATARDASQLGYNVEFLSDANGTLDFENNAGSVSAEALHRAFLVAQAFGFSRVLTLNEWIPLLKKD, encoded by the coding sequence ATGAAACGAGCGCTTATCGTTGTAGATGTCCAAAATGAGTATTTTGAAGGTGGCACATTGCCCATTAGCTACCCGCCCAATAGTTTTGAGAGAATCAAAACCGCCATTGCTGAAGCGCAAAAAGCGGGGATTTTTATCGTTTTTATGCAACACACAAGTCTTCAAGAAAATGCGGGGGCATTTGTACGAAAAAGCCATCTGTGGGAATTTCACGATGAGATCAAAGCCATTAAACCCGACCTTTACATCGAAAAAAACCATGCGAGCTCTTTTGTGGGAACGGACTTAAACTACAGGCTTAGAGCTCTTGGTATTGACACGGTTTCCATCATCGGATACATGACGCAAAACTGCTGCGATGCCACGGCAAGGGATGCTTCACAGCTTGGATATAATGTTGAATTTCTCAGCGATGCCAATGGCACACTGGATTTTGAGAACAATGCAGGAAGCGTGAGTGCAGAAGCGTTACACCGAGCCTTTTTAGTCGCTCAGGCGTTTG
- a CDS encoding TetR/AcrR family transcriptional regulator: protein MKTTRDKLINATFDEVFSHGYQGASLSDILAKAGVHKGSMYHFFANKKEMALASIEETILQRNAEKYRYVETYTNGFLEEFYTRLRDTSVRDFKRGCPIANIVQEMSNIDEDFNTLMKSIYGAFRANIKAILDKAIEVNEMKTCDTTKLALFITSTIEGAILAAKASGNAQDYVDVIEELIEHIEGKR from the coding sequence ATGAAAACGACACGCGACAAGCTTATAAACGCAACATTTGACGAGGTCTTTTCACATGGCTATCAAGGTGCATCGCTCTCCGACATCTTAGCCAAAGCAGGCGTGCACAAAGGCTCCATGTACCACTTTTTTGCCAATAAAAAAGAGATGGCACTCGCCTCCATCGAAGAGACAATCCTTCAAAGAAATGCCGAAAAATACCGTTACGTCGAAACCTACACCAACGGCTTTTTAGAAGAGTTTTACACACGCCTACGCGACACCTCTGTGCGAGACTTCAAACGCGGATGCCCCATCGCCAACATCGTCCAAGAGATGTCCAACATCGACGAAGATTTCAACACACTCATGAAGTCCATCTACGGAGCTTTTCGCGCCAACATTAAAGCCATTTTAGACAAAGCGATTGAAGTAAACGAGATGAAAACGTGCGATACAACCAAGCTCGCCCTTTTTATCACTTCGACCATTGAAGGCGCTATTTTAGCAGCCAAAGCGAGTGGAAATGCTCAGGATTATGTTGATGTGATTGAAGAGTTGATTGAGCATATTGAGGGGAAGAGATGA
- a CDS encoding GNAT family N-acetyltransferase, which produces MKIAKITKNDLPQLSTLFMEFIGIKSNLDKMSSSLDVIMANPNYSVLGAKIDGDLVGSAMGIICFDLVGECQPFMVIENVVVAEHARGKGVGKALVSALESEASKAHSHYIMLVSSASRVDAHGFYKSQGYDTDGFRGFKKYIV; this is translated from the coding sequence ATGAAAATAGCGAAAATTACAAAAAATGATTTACCACAACTATCAACGCTTTTTATGGAGTTTATAGGAATAAAAAGCAATCTTGACAAAATGTCTTCAAGTTTGGACGTCATAATGGCAAATCCAAATTATAGTGTATTGGGCGCAAAAATAGACGGTGATTTAGTTGGTTCAGCTATGGGAATTATTTGCTTTGACCTAGTGGGAGAATGCCAACCTTTCATGGTTATAGAAAATGTTGTCGTTGCTGAGCATGCAAGGGGCAAAGGCGTTGGAAAGGCACTTGTAAGTGCTTTGGAAAGTGAGGCGTCGAAAGCTCATTCTCATTACATAATGCTAGTATCTTCAGCGAGTAGAGTAGATGCTCATGGGTTTTACAAGTCGCAGGGGTATGATACTGACGGATTTAGGGGATTTAAAAAGTATATAGTGTAA
- a CDS encoding AraC family transcriptional regulator: protein MKESTREDYVRLVYKVVFYIEQNADKELSLEELAKVAGFSKYHFHRIFKAVTRENIGDFIARVRLVYSAWKLKTEPKITDVALSCGFETNASFSKAFKNRFGMSPRAYATMLKAKKGVVMLKPTIVEFKPLSVFYVRKTGAYETSSCEAWNTLMVFAYEQKMKLHKNIMGKATMHFGVGHDNPSLVEQNLLRYDACITCEDESIELKGEVFKKVLDGGKCAMFLHKGAYENLKATYAQIMDWVVSEGVGLRDAPLFEKYLNRDPRRTKPENLRTEIYVPIV from the coding sequence ATGAAAGAGAGTACGCGAGAGGATTACGTTCGCTTGGTGTATAAAGTTGTTTTTTACATCGAGCAGAATGCAGACAAAGAGCTTAGCCTTGAAGAGTTAGCCAAGGTGGCTGGGTTTTCAAAGTACCATTTTCATCGTATTTTCAAAGCTGTTACGAGAGAAAACATCGGCGATTTTATTGCTCGGGTGAGGCTGGTTTATTCGGCGTGGAAGCTCAAAACTGAGCCTAAGATCACCGATGTAGCACTCTCGTGTGGGTTTGAAACCAATGCTTCTTTTAGCAAAGCGTTTAAAAACCGTTTTGGCATGAGTCCACGTGCGTATGCGACGATGCTCAAAGCGAAAAAAGGAGTGGTTATGCTAAAACCTACTATTGTCGAGTTTAAGCCTTTGAGTGTTTTTTATGTGCGAAAAACGGGTGCATATGAAACCTCTTCATGCGAGGCGTGGAATACCTTGATGGTGTTTGCGTATGAGCAAAAGATGAAGTTGCATAAAAATATTATGGGCAAAGCGACGATGCACTTTGGTGTTGGGCACGATAACCCAAGTTTGGTCGAACAAAATTTACTGCGTTACGATGCGTGCATTACGTGTGAGGATGAGAGTATTGAGCTCAAAGGCGAAGTCTTTAAAAAGGTGCTGGATGGTGGTAAATGTGCCATGTTTTTGCACAAAGGGGCGTATGAAAACCTAAAGGCGACCTACGCTCAGATTATGGATTGGGTGGTGAGTGAGGGGGTTGGGCTTCGCGATGCACCTTTGTTTGAGAAGTACCTCAACCGCGACCCAAGACGCACGAAACCTGAGAACTTGCGTACTGAGATTTATGTGCCGATTGTTTAG
- a CDS encoding class I SAM-dependent DNA methyltransferase, giving the protein MQPKKDYFHEKSKLYENEAARTNNVKNIGEAILERLTYDKTTTHVMDFGSGTGLLTEQIAPFVRKMTTIDISPSMNEALRAKKEQLDCELNMLELDLVSSELDENFDGIISSMTIHHVEDVQALFHKFHRLLNRGGTLALADLDKEDGTFHTEDMGVFHFGFDQEEFATWAQNAGFEDVSIEIVSVAKKPYGDYPIFLLTGRKR; this is encoded by the coding sequence ATGCAACCCAAAAAAGACTATTTTCATGAAAAATCAAAACTATATGAAAACGAAGCTGCACGCACGAACAATGTCAAAAACATTGGCGAAGCTATTTTAGAGAGACTCACGTATGATAAAACAACAACCCATGTGATGGATTTTGGCTCAGGTACAGGGCTTTTAACGGAGCAGATCGCTCCCTTTGTGCGCAAAATGACAACGATAGATATTTCCCCATCGATGAATGAAGCGCTTCGTGCCAAAAAAGAGCAACTGGATTGTGAGCTGAACATGTTAGAGCTTGACTTGGTCAGTAGCGAGCTGGATGAGAACTTTGATGGCATCATCTCTTCGATGACGATTCACCATGTCGAAGATGTGCAAGCCCTCTTTCACAAATTTCACCGCTTACTCAACCGTGGAGGTACCCTTGCTCTGGCGGATTTGGATAAAGAAGACGGTACTTTCCACACCGAAGATATGGGCGTGTTTCACTTTGGTTTTGACCAAGAGGAGTTTGCGACTTGGGCTCAAAATGCAGGATTTGAGGATGTCTCTATCGAAATTGTCAGCGTGGCGAAAAAACCTTATGGAGATTACCCTATCTTTTTATTGACAGGGCGCAAACGCTAG
- a CDS encoding HEAT repeat domain-containing protein, translated as MRDFILQTVEPDAILQFNRYIDDALQLLGKRFVITLEKQEQWDDYVRRLDQLSEKNTLLALKIIVAIVYRDDYLLRHSKENMIGFLLKKQEAYFFNQTVSVKERIAFGMKVFKEHPSTVAYQFKNYFTQPLEQLFIELATEDPQYILEQFDALNDKPNRSYIFDFSEHRPISMLEFARKLKDIRPLLFVNALSHFLSYYNSDWQKEEEVDSTKIRDVSFELYNLIAQNICPEGTDIEKNLQLLVRFSCTDEPWYGDLCTRLWHIETQKKEMNKESLKNYFLIAINCVENSELTEAATKRFALWSESYQTFDMTNQKLFTEHISQISELIKDALQDTHSQMRNISFPITIERKILDDLPELCWNMTEWIYERDKKFYFQMHCVNFGFASSKIEKFEKRTKQMIDIFIERFTELMKTDIDASTEILGILLKKSSFRYKGHIDTILNHIYFLLEEIAPQRAKEEIDKVLADEEEYNRHYDRGGPYYWTPERAVMDSAAPEELLRKLSNSQNNERRKEIATNKNTPPDVLEQLCQDEYPEVRNRAINNKSLTIHILEKLSKDENIEVRARVALNGNMPVYLLEQLSQDENARVRSKVASNINTPIETFIKLSEDSEVMNLGEHNPVYQALRDDRASEKLLRNLSASKNDEIKKIIACHMKTPPDILEQLCQSENVKVRISVAKNKNTPANALKLLSWDKNADIQASVSVNPNTDIEVLRRLVNENNNWSSIADNPNISQDIIIRLSKSDDYSIRSSIAQNLKTSSEILRELSKDPAPHVRTSVAKNNNTPEDILNILSTDHGETTKKFRNEERIKIGEFQRSLLRQLWDNFNTINLLTKVFYHGTDQNERFEYHGKEIRKKVATNKNTSLKTLKNMLYDDDSSIVELVERVLKNREKDSK; from the coding sequence TGATTATTTATTGAGACATAGTAAAGAAAACATGATAGGGTTTTTGCTTAAGAAGCAGGAGGCATATTTTTTCAATCAAACTGTATCCGTAAAAGAGCGTATCGCTTTTGGTATGAAAGTTTTCAAAGAACATCCAAGTACTGTGGCGTATCAATTCAAGAACTACTTTACACAACCCCTAGAACAGTTGTTTATTGAACTAGCAACAGAAGACCCGCAGTATATTTTAGAGCAATTTGATGCTTTAAACGACAAGCCAAACAGAAGTTATATCTTCGATTTTTCAGAGCACAGACCTATAAGCATGCTCGAATTTGCAAGAAAATTAAAAGATATCAGACCTTTATTATTTGTGAACGCACTGTCTCATTTTTTAAGTTATTACAACAGTGATTGGCAAAAAGAAGAGGAGGTAGATTCTACAAAGATAAGAGACGTTTCTTTTGAACTTTACAATTTGATTGCCCAAAACATTTGTCCTGAAGGCACAGATATAGAAAAAAATTTGCAGCTACTGGTACGATTCTCATGCACAGATGAACCATGGTACGGTGATTTATGTACAAGACTTTGGCATATCGAAACACAAAAAAAAGAGATGAATAAAGAGTCATTAAAAAACTACTTTCTTATCGCTATTAATTGTGTAGAGAACAGTGAACTTACAGAAGCGGCTACCAAAAGATTTGCTTTATGGAGTGAGTCGTATCAAACATTTGATATGACAAATCAGAAGCTCTTTACAGAACATATTAGCCAAATTAGTGAACTGATTAAAGATGCATTACAAGATACACATTCGCAAATGCGGAACATCTCTTTCCCCATTACAATAGAGCGGAAAATACTTGATGATTTGCCAGAATTATGCTGGAATATGACCGAATGGATTTATGAAAGAGATAAAAAGTTCTATTTTCAGATGCATTGTGTGAACTTTGGTTTTGCTAGTAGTAAAATTGAAAAATTTGAAAAGCGAACAAAACAGATGATTGATATTTTTATTGAGCGGTTTACTGAGTTAATGAAAACAGATATTGATGCATCAACAGAAATTTTAGGCATTTTGTTGAAAAAAAGTAGTTTTCGCTATAAAGGGCATATAGACACGATACTAAACCATATTTATTTTTTGTTAGAAGAAATTGCTCCGCAACGCGCTAAGGAAGAAATTGATAAAGTACTTGCAGATGAAGAAGAATATAATAGGCATTACGACAGAGGAGGACCGTATTATTGGACGCCTGAACGTGCTGTGATGGATAGTGCAGCACCCGAAGAATTGCTACGAAAATTAAGTAACTCTCAAAATAATGAGAGAAGAAAAGAGATTGCGACCAACAAAAATACACCGCCAGATGTGTTGGAACAGCTATGTCAAGATGAGTATCCAGAAGTTCGCAATAGAGCAATAAACAATAAGAGTTTGACAATCCATATATTGGAAAAATTGAGTAAAGATGAAAATATTGAAGTTCGTGCAAGAGTTGCATTGAATGGTAATATGCCCGTTTATCTATTGGAGCAATTAAGTCAAGATGAAAATGCAAGAGTTCGCTCAAAAGTAGCTTCCAATATAAATACACCGATAGAGACATTTATTAAGCTAAGCGAAGATAGTGAAGTTATGAATTTGGGAGAACATAACCCAGTATATCAAGCATTACGTGATGATCGAGCTTCAGAAAAACTACTTAGGAATTTAAGTGCTTCAAAAAATGATGAAATAAAAAAAATTATAGCGTGTCACATGAAAACACCGCCAGATATACTAGAGCAGCTATGCCAAAGTGAAAATGTAAAAGTTCGAATCTCAGTTGCAAAAAATAAGAACACTCCAGCTAATGCATTAAAACTATTAAGTTGGGATAAAAATGCAGATATTCAAGCAAGCGTAAGTGTAAACCCTAATACAGACATAGAAGTATTAAGGAGGCTAGTAAATGAAAATAATAATTGGTCTTCTATCGCTGATAACCCAAATATTTCTCAAGATATCATAATACGACTTTCAAAAAGTGATGACTATAGCATAAGAAGCTCTATTGCACAGAATTTAAAAACATCTTCGGAAATATTAAGAGAACTTTCCAAAGACCCTGCTCCACATGTAAGGACAAGTGTTGCCAAAAACAACAATACTCCAGAAGATATATTAAATATATTAAGTACAGACCATGGAGAAACTACAAAAAAGTTTAGAAATGAAGAAAGAATAAAAATAGGTGAATTTCAAAGATCTTTATTACGTCAACTATGGGATAACTTTAATACTATAAATCTATTGACTAAGGTGTTTTATCACGGTACAGATCAAAATGAAAGATTTGAATATCATGGAAAAGAGATTCGCAAAAAAGTAGCTACAAATAAAAATACGTCTTTAAAAACACTAAAAAACATGCTATATGATGATGACTCATCAATTGTGGAGCTCGTAGAAAGAGTATTAAAAAATAGAGAAAAAGATTCTAAGTAA